GGAATTCGTCGGGGTGATCCCTAcaaaggtatgtgagatattttCTGTTGGGTGAATTAATCCACACACCAAATTGCTTCAATTCGGTGATTTTAGGATTGTTTAAATGTTAAGAAGTGAGTTCTTGATGAATCTTGTCGAATTTCTATTGGTTGATTTGTTTGAATGCTCATTGATGTTTGATTTGTaatttttgagttgtttttcGAGTTAGGTTTGTTGGGTATTGAAGGTATTAATGATCATCAGGGTTTGGGAAAAGAACTATGGAGGTTTAGGGGGTTTAGtattgaaaaaagaagaagagaagtttGTAATCCACACCTGGGCAGCACCAAGAGCGGCGCGGCCCATATTTGATATAGGGCTTGGGGCGGAGCACCTACAGTGCGTCAGGATGAGGTCTTTGAACTTGAGGCCTAGCGCAGTGCGGTCCGGATGCGCCCGAATCGGTATTTTTGGCCCAGTTTTGATAATTTGGTATTTTTAAGTCCTTCCAAGGTATATTTACACCTTCaaatgattctaattacttcaaatgatttctaaacacctaggaatcacaaaaaaaacatgattCATAACCTTGAACTCATAATTTCATCAAGGAAAATTAAGGTCAAGGTCAACAAAGTTAAGAGTCAATTCTAAAATCAAGAAACAAGTCCAAAGCAAAGTTCTTAAAAGTTTTCACGAGTCTTTATTTAACGTTTTAACTTCCTTTTAAGACTCAACTTTCCatttaagtaaagagtaaagagttgacattattttcttcaaagaaatataagggaactaagtattcacTAATAtcttataaatgttttcatatttaagttaagaggaaactaagaattcaaaaagacttttgaataagaaaaagggaACGTTGATTCAATCAGAGCATTCTAAAGCTTAGTGTTTGCCAATTATCTTAAccttaaaaaagaattttgtttttaaagcATGAGGTAAAGtatgttttgggagtagtattgagcataaATATGGGAATGAGAGTTCGTATTAACTCAACTCCATGAAAATCATGCAGCCATCATCGTTATTAACTGGTCATACTTTATagatgatcatgtaaattaagctCGTGGATCCACTAAGTAAAGTAGTTCTATGCGACAGCAAAGTATAGGATAGTCCTGGTAGCGtgggcaagacgttgtatcaccacttaggctcatagtggttgtttcagttagagaatctcccacagaaactatattacttcatatataagtaaagttgatttttaatgtattttctttaacgaactaagtatTTACATTGTTTTATAAGATTTATTATGTTGCATATGTCTTGTttctttatattaattcaagttattcatgagttgagaagaaCCAAGGTtttgttagcattccaactcgtatattagtacattcaatgtactaatgacATTTGTCCTGCATTATATGCAGATAACTAAGATCAACATCATCCAGCGCCTCGTTGGTCCAGCTAAGCACTCGGAGTCAATGGTAAGTCACTTTGCATTATGAAGGACGCATATTTACTTTTTTCGGTCATTTCTTTTATAGGAAGTTGTAGGGTCTGTCCCAATATCCATCTGAGTATTATAGAAGATTCATAAACAATTAGACAATTTAATTTTGagtctttaattatttatatttcagaTATTCTATATTTAAGCCATTTTGGCCaacttttttaattcaattattttatgagAATGTTTCTTGTATttagttaagtcttccgctgggttaagtaagtcaggcctAGGATCCACTCAAGGCCAGCAAAGGTCATTGAGTGTCGTCCACGTCTAGGGTATAGGCTCGAGGGGTGACATGAAATCTTTGAGGTTCGTAGGTTCTAACTACTTGAATATCCTTAACGATTTTTGGTGAAGTGATGATTCGTGGTTTAATACTTAAATTTACAAGCTCTAGCCCGTTCTAACAAGAGTACTGCAGTTTTGATAACATTCATAAGGTGAACATGACCAAATACATAGTGCGATGTTGTAATAATAAGGATACCAATAAGAGAACACTAATGCACTGCAAGACGACATCCAAATAATATGCCGACTTGATcgataataacaaataataaaataactatctCTTCTGGGGTGATGCATTGTCTTGATTGACAATAATTATCTTGTTTTGACAACGTAATGCGAATAGCGCCCTCCGCAGAAATCGTTAAATCTTCGTTGATATTCCtgtttgattcacctttgaatctggccagacattttgtaaattttatatttttgggaatgtcttgaaataaacaaacacattccCAAGCATTTTGACACAAACAATATGAATTGCCTCCTGCTTTCAGTAAACTCACTGGTTTCGGAGAtagttttttctcctctttgggAGCTCTCCATATTCATCCGTTGGGAGAATTCGGCCGATTTCAAAGCAAAACTATAAAATCtgcatccacaaaaaaaattgtcagtttttaaaacatactaatCTGTGTCGATTTCTTCAGCTGTTTTCTCCTTGTCTTGATATCTCCGGTTGATTTCCCGATTTCCcaactcttgatagataagaaaaatatcttatgcaaaaacaaatgaaacataaaggGGAATTTTTGTGAGAAATaagaaatcttaaaaaaatgtcttgaaaaagtcactgccaagtcatgtcatatcaGGCTTAACGAGCCCCTTTGAATCTGACACTCGCTGATGACTTTCAGAGGTACTCCGGACTTGTAGGAAAAACCCATAacgaaattttgaggccatcctcaaaatttcagtCCCAGTTTACTGTCCTGCTTATCTTTCCATTGTAACTGAACAGAtcacagaatttttgagatcttctcaaaaattctgtcccagtcgcAAATCTCAAAACGTCTTTGGTTTGACTTGCTAAAGAGAAGGCTTCTTCTGGataatttttgagtccctctcaaaaattttgtcccTGTTCTATTGCAAAGGGGATAGAACTTACTGGAGACATGACCAAACCCTCGTGGCGCCTACGTAtgccgttgaggcaggaatccggttgacagcatctgagttgataggtttGGGCCACACAGCGCCATCCATCTCTGACACgaccaaagcacctccagatagtacTTTACGAACCATGTAGGGGCCTTGCCAGTTTGgtgcgaactttcctttgtactcgtcttgatgaggaaaaatacgcttaagaaccaactgatcaacttcaaaattcctggttcttactcttttgtgaaaagcgcGAGTCATTCTCTGTCTATACAAATGGCCATGGCAAACGGCgaccattctcttctcatcaatcaaagctaGTTGATCAATCCGTTTGCTAACCCAGTCAGCATTGCTTaactcagcttcttggatgatccttaatgacggtatctcgacttcaacaggCACGACTGCTTCTGTTCCATATACTAGCAAGTATGAAGTGGCCCCAGTCGACGTTCTGACCGTTGTTTGATAACCTAGCAGAGCATACGacaacatttcatgccaaccttgctatttgtcaatcattttcctcaaaatcttcttgatattcttgttggcggcctctacagctccgttcatttggGGGCGATAAGCAGTTGACTTTCGATGgataatcttaaattgttcacatatctcCTTCATCAaatgactgttgagatttgcaccattatcggtaatgatggattctggaactCCAAATCTGCATATCAGATTATTGCGAACAAAGTCGGCCACCATtttcttggttaccgacttgtaagaggctgcttccacccacttggtgaaataatcaatggctaccaaaatgaatctgtgtccattGGAAGCGGCCGGCTCTATAGGATcgatgacatccattccccaagctacaaatggccaaggtgaactcatagcattaaATTTTTGAGGTGGCACCTGTATCATATCgtcgtgcacttgacatttgtggcatttttgcacgAATTTGCAATAGTcgttctccatagtcatccagaaataaccGGCTCAAAGAACCTTTCTTGCCAAAGTAAGCCCGTTCATGTGTGTGCCGCAAACTCCAGCgtgtatctgttcaataagtCTCACAGCTTTAGCAGCATGCACACATCTTaaaagacccaaatctggagtcctcATATACAAGACTTCTCTATTTAGAAAGAAATTAAGAGCCATACGGCGTATCGACTTCTTCTGATTAGATGTAGCGTCTTCTGGATATGTCGCAGACTCCAAGTATCTCTTTATgtcaaaataccaaggcaaGCCATCTGAGTCTGATTCaacatgtgaacaatggacGGGATGTTCCTTCAAATCTATATCCAGCGGGTTGATTTAATCAGTATCCTGATGTTTGATCAAtgaagcgatggtggcaagagcatcagctaattcattctgtattctgggagtatgttTGAACTCAATCTTGTGAAACCTGTTACACAGATTTTGCACACACTGTACGTAAGGTATAATTTTCgggttcttcacagcccattcaccttgaacctgatgaatcaaaaggtctgaatctccaataaccagcAACTCATAAACATTCATGTCAatggccattttcaaaccaagAAAACAAGCTTCGTATTCAGTCATGTTGTTTGTACAATTGAATCGTAGCTTAGCTGCCATAAGATAGTGCTAACCAGATTTTGATACTAAGACTGCTCCAACACCTTTACCTTGGTGATTCGCCGCTCCgtcaaagaataatctccagCCTGGATACgcttcagaaatatcttcacccacaaatgacacttcttcagtGTGAAAATATGTCTTACGAGGTTCATATTCTTTGTCAACGGGATTTTCCGCAAGATGGTCAGTCAAAGCTTGTGCCTTTATTGCCTTTTGAGTCACGTACACGatatcaaactcactcaacagcaTTTGCCATTTAGCTAACTTTCCAGTCGGTAtcgctttctggaaaatgtACTTCAACGGATCCATTCTGGATATGAGATATGTAGTATACGATGACAAATAGTGTCTTAGTTTCTGGGCGATCCACGTCAGAGCACAGCATATTCTCTCCAGCAAAGTGTACCGAGACTCGTATGGAGTAAATTTCTTGCTTATGTAGTAGATAGCTTTCTCCTTCTTTCctgtctcgtcgtgttgaccaagCACACATCCAAAGGCACTTTCCGAAACAGACAAATACagcaacaaaggactcccttctcgtggaggaaccaatactggtGGATTAGACAAATAACTCTTGATAGCATCAAAAGCAGTTTGGCACTCCTCAGTCCACTTGGTCGGGGTGTCCTTCTTCAGCAACTTGAAAATAGGTTCACATACCACTGTCGATTGTGCTATAAACCGActgatatagtttaacctcccCAAAAAACTCATCACCTCCTTTTCTCGTCTTCGGCAGAGGTAACTTGAATTTCTTTAATCTTGCAGGGTTCAAGCTCAATACCCCTTCTGCTAACTATAAACCCCAACAACTTCCCAGCTGGGACTCCAAAAGCACATTTGGTAGGATTTAGCTTCAAGTTGTACCGACGTaaacgttcaaagaattttctCAGGTGTGTCAAATGATCCAAACTTTCGCAGGATTTGATTATGACGTCGTCCACATACACTTAAATTTCCTTGTGAATCATGTCATGAAAGATAGTCATCATGGCTCTCATGTAAGTGGCGCCGGCGTTTTTGAGGCCGAACGGCATCACCCTATAGTGATATACCCCCCAAGGTGTCATGTAGGCCCATTTTTCtgcgtcttcttcatccatcaaaattTGGTGATAACCTGCGTAACAGTCCACAAATGACTACATCTCATGCTTGGCACAATTGTCAAtcaaaatatggatatttggcAACAGAAAATTATCCTTTGGAGTAGCCTTGTTGAGGTCTCTATAATCaacacaaatcctgatttttccatctttcttggtGATCGGAACGACAGTGGCCAAGCAGGTAGGATATTGCGTTAGTTCCACCAATCGAGACTCTATTTTCTTTGTgatttcttcttttatcttcAAACTCAATTAAGGCTTAAATTTTTGAGTCTTTTGTTTCACCGGTTCGAACCCTGGGTTGATAGGTagcttatgagatacgacatcAGTACTCAACCCCTGCATGTCACCGACTTCCCAAACAAACACATCACTGTATTCGGCAAGCAAATGAACCAGGCTCTCCTTCTGAGTTTCATTCAGGTGGgtgctgatcttaacctctttgacacatTCTGAGTCTCCCAAATTCACCCTTTTCGTCTCCTCCAGATTCGGTTTATGTTGATTCTCGAACTGTCGAAATTCTTCAGCAACATAGTCTGGTTCCCCACTTTCTTCATAGTTGTCAACCTCATCGTTATTTGTCTCATTTTGCTCATTtagctcatgacatgacattggcaggtCTGTAACTTACGTTACtaaaatcataaacagacaaaattaggaaagtaaaatataacaagcaattaaaaaaacaaagtcaaaagaaggaggctttcatttaaatcAAACGAAATGCAAACATGGGTCATGACACAGGGCCATGTCTACTTTTAAACAtcacaacaaaattcaaaatcaagaaaaatgcagaaatggtgggtctcgggcctcttccggACGACCACCGATTTTAGTATGCATAAAATAACTCCTTTCTACCACAGAGTTCGGGACATCAGGATTGGCGTGGAAGTCCAATTCTGCAGCATCTCCCCCTGGTTCCGATCACGAATGCCAGCTGGCTCGACCTCCTCCTCGATAACAATATTAATCTCCTTGAAAaggtcacagattccttccccacTGTCATTAGGCTCGGTATGCTCCCGAACTGGAAAGGATTGATACAGATGCGGAATTGGTTTAGCCAACTCTtgatcctttttcttctttatctttgcATCGTCATCTGTAGGGGTATACCCCAAACCATATTTGGATCCTTTAGCAAGGACTGGAACTGGCTCGATGATCCCTTGGGCATTTCTTCCCAATCCGAAACCTGGTTCGAACCCATTCTGCAGCATTACCGTGGCGATCATTCTGTACACGGCTGGCATGGGAGTCTGCGGGGCCAAACTCTCATCGGTGGCATTTACCAACTCCACCGTGTAAAAATCTGAACCTTGCGGCGTCTCATCAAAGACCGGCACCTGCTTGTCTGAGTGGTTTGTTTCACCATGAATAACTAGCTCTTCATTTTTCCATACTAGTTTCATCATTTGGTGGAGAGTGGAGGGGACAGCTCCAGCCATATGAATGAAtggccttcccaaaagaaggttaTAGCTGGTGTCGATATCCAACACTTGGAACTTTGCCACAAACTCCACAAggccaatttggagggtcaggTTCACTGCCCCTAATGTGTCTCTCTGCACACCATAGAACGCTCTTACATTAACCTAGTTTTGCTCAAATTTTCCGAGTTCAAACCTCAGCTGTTTCAATGTGGACAAGGGGCATATGTTCAAACCAGATCCATCGTCTACCAAAACACGATTGACGACCTTTCCGCGGCATATCACAGTGACGTGTAGAGCTTTGTTATGGGATCTCCCTTCGGCCGACAATTCATCATCGCAGAAACTGATGCGGTGTCCCTGAATGACTTGGTGAATCATGGCAGCTACATGTCGCTGCTTGTACCTAAGGGCACGTACGTGTCATCTAGGGCATTCATCAAAGCCTGTCTATGTGACCAGGAGCTCATCAGTAGGGCCCACACAAAAATCTGGGTTGGAGTCTTCTCCAAGTGCTTGACAATGGAGTAATCTTTGGGCTGTATTCTCCTCCAGAACTCCTCGCCTTCTTCTTCACTTATGGGTCTCTTGGCATGATCTTTCTTTtgtcctccgagagcaagctcatTAGGGGCGTAGCATCTGCCAGATCTAGTCATGCCTTAGACGGCCGTTTCTATGACAAACTTGGGTTTGGCGAGAGTCTTCGAGGGCACCAAAGCAACAGCCTTTGAAGGTGTCAGAATAACGAAATCTCCTTTTTCCCTGACGCTTAAAGAAGCGACAGCCTTTTCCAAGTCTTCCTGCTCAACAGGAGTAATCCTCCTAGTCTCACGCTCATATTCATCTGTTtctatcatgttgatgtttccaCCCCCATGATTCAGCAGCGGATTTGTGTTGACGTTCGGCGCCGCAGGCTGGAGGGAGACCACTTTCTGGTCGATCAAATCCTGGATCTTGTGCTTAAGATTGATATAGTCTTAAGTGTCATGTCCAACgctgttggaatgataagcacatctctgCTCCGGTTTGTAGAATCTGGAGTTGACATCCATGGGCTTGGGCcccacagggtggatgtatTTGGCCACAGATAATCTTTCGAATAGCTTGGTCCTGCTTTCAGCCAGCACGGTAAAGTTTCTGGAGGGCTTTTTCTCAAACCTGGGACGAGAAGGATCATACCCGCTCTGTTGAGGGGGAGGAACCTGTTGGTAATTGCGAGCATTTGGGCGCGGAGTTTGGCTTCTAGGGTAGGGATTCATCTGGTAATTTGGCACTGGAGCTTGGTAACTTGGGAGGGTGCTTTGATATGTTGGGGCTTGGATTTGATATGTGGGTGAAGGTGCTCGATAGCTTGGTTATACGCTAACACAGTTGGGAGCGATATTCTGGTAAGGGGGAGGGATTTGATAAGCTTGGGGGTAATTTGGGTACATGGAGGGAAAATTTTGGAGATTTGGGGGTGGATTTTGATATGACAAAATTTGGCATCTGGATATGTGGGGGCAGCACTGTAGTTGTTGGAGGGATGGGATTGTGGGTGATAGGCTTGGTGAGACTTTGGTAGAGGCTTGGAGTGGTCTTGAGGGCGCGGTGAGTTTCTGGGGACCTTTCTTCCACCGTATGAAATAGCGGCAACCTCCTCTCTCTTCTTCCTCACCTGTCCAGAAGATCCAAACGACACGGACACTCGAGCTATCTTCCCCGACTTTAGGCCATCTTCGATAATCTCACCCACTTTGACTATCTCAGCGAACTTGGTGCCGATTAACAAGATGATTCTGTCATAGTATTCGGGCTCTTGCACCCATACGAACACCTCTATAATCCCCTCGCTGCCTCTTTCCTCCATCTGTATGCAAATTCCTTATAGCTTTCTGTGGATTTCTGCTTCATTTTCTCCAAGGAGTACCGATCAGGGACTATCTCGATGTTGTATGCAAATCTATCAATGAAATCTTTAGCTAGTGCGCTCCAACTGGGCCATTGTCGAGTTTCGTGTGACGTGAACCATTACAGGGCCTCGCCGCACAGACTTCGGCTGAATAACCTCATCAATAGTGCTTTatctttgccaactcccacgagttggTCGTAGTATGCTCTTAAATGCGCCATGGGGTTGCCCACCCCTCCGAAGGTATCAAACTTCGGGATTTTGAACCCTTCAGGGAGGTTCAAGTCTGGGTGGATGCACACTTCCGCATAACTCAATCCGGCAACGTCTGGAATGCATTGCAATTCTTTCATTGCCCTTTTGATCTCCTCCTTTATATCTATCTTCGCTTCTTCCCTTGCCCTCCACTCTATCTCCTACTCCTCGTAATGGTCCAACTCGGAACCGTGCACCTCATGCTCGGCCGGGACAGGGACTTGGAATGTGGTTCTTTTTGGGAGGGGTGGGGCTATGGAAGGTCTTGGGACGTTCTGTGCAGTTTGATAGTTTTGGGGATTGGTAATTTGGGTCAAGTAGGGATGTGGTGTCTGGGGGTTGAAGGCAGTCGGATTTTGGTTCTGATTTTGAAGTGGTGGGGTTGTTTGACTATTCTGGGGGTGTGGTGGCATTTGTGGAGGGTTGTTTGGAAGCGGTGAGGGAGTTTGATAGGAGACCGAAGCGTAATAGGGGTTTTGGGTTGTCATATCTATCCCGGACGGGTTATGCACGGGTGTCGACGGATGGTTCCGAGCAGGATCAAAGTTGGACAAGGGGAAGTACGTCGGAGGTCTTGCGTCAATAAAATTAGGGTTGAACCCGGGTGAAGGCGTGTCTTGCCTTCGCTGCATCTCGACCCTCATATCTGCTATCTGCTGCATCAGTTGCGCTATTAGCTCATTTTGCTCTGCCACTGTGTGATGAGCCACCACAACATCTGTGAGGCTAACTTCCTCATTGTTGTCTCCCATGGCTGTATTTGCGTTTGGTCCGGGGAAGGAATTTGCAGgaccttttgatctggtgaaGTAGGGGTGATCTGCCAGCTTTTATCGACACAAATCAGTTAAAGGTACCTGAGAggtgaaacaactcaaaggcaaatttgttagtgcatattcagagtacaaaatacataatatcGCACAGAAAGCAGATAAACACATAAGTCGCTTCGTTTGAGGATATTTTAAACCACGAATGgggacaaaaaatatattttgaacaaacaggaatttgtttgttttgacgCTATCTCTGGAAGGTTGAATAACGTCGAGCTAtggtcttcttgcagctgctTTTTGATGCCCGTTAACCTTATCCTAATATCTTCGTATCTTCGAAGCACGGAGGAGAATGAAAATCTTCAGCGATAGGGGCCGGGCCGGGAGatgctgcctacgtatctcacaaggagaattcaggcccaacgtagttcgagaTTTAGGATGAAatcttttcattcattctttcattgcGATTACAAGGGAATTTaaaaacaacattgaaattccTAGAAGACAACATTTTGGCGATTTCTCGTCTTGTGGCTGCATCATTCCTTTCCTCTCAAACAGTCAGAAATGGAGGCTTATAGACGATTTCCTCCTCATCGTCCTCCTCAATTACTACACGGTCGGGGCCACAGTTATCTGCTCCCTGGTCACGGGCGAGGTATTTTCTGCCCTTTAAGTTGCTATGGGTCGCCAATTCCTCGCCGAGCGCCGCACTTCTGGCCAACAATACGGCAGTCTCAATATCTATCTTTGCTTCTCTCGCCTTTCCTTCGTGCACCTCCAGATGAAGCATGTTTAACCTGCTTCTTAGGCTTTCGGTTTCCATCTCAAcctccttctttctttttatctgcGATGCCAAATGTTCATCCAAGGTCGTGATCGCAACTTTGTAGATTGCCGTGGTCATGTCTACTTTAAGTCCTTCCTCCTTAATCTTCTGGATTTCTTGAGTTACTCGCTCGATCTTTCTTTGCAATTCCTCCTCAGTGAACTTTGTCTGGACGTTCTTGCCTTTGTCCATAGCGGTGATTCTCCTTTCCTGAGACGATAGAGTGGTATTCAGGATTTGTGGTATGGGAGATGGATTTTTGcgtgagaaacttgagacttgGGAGTTTTAGTCGGACATTTGTAATAGTGGCTTCTGTATACTCTTTGGAATTTTGTCTAGGAGTGGGTTTACGATATCCTCATTCAAAGCAACGTAACACATAAGCATTTAAATACACATTTATATCGCGTCCTAATCATGCATggggacccttttgtgccaagggtaggcctagcgcattcgaatgatgtacgtgtgaatttaaaccaaataaatGATTCCCCCCAAAATAATgtttaataatgagtaaagtgTTCGAAAGGGGGAAATAGACATAAAGACAGACCCACGCAGGGGCCATCAGAAAGTGCAATAATATCAGGCCCACGCAGGGgttaaaataatgtaaatagAAGTAAAGAAAACCCACGCAGGGGTGATGTCCACTATGCTGCTCCGGACGGTCCCACTCCGTGTCGTCTTTCTGGATTTTGTGCTGTTGAAACATGTACCTCAACATCAGTAGAAAACCTTCACCCAGACGTCCTTTGTCTTCCAGACTCTCGTATCGCATCCTCTCGATTTTCTGCTAGATCCAGCTGTCAAACTCATCATACCCCTGCCTCAGTCTCTCGATCTCTCGAGTTGCCCTCTCAAGAGCGTCTTGATTCTCTACGAACTTGGCATAGACCTCATTAGCCTCTTTCTTTAACTCTCCCAATTCGGCCACTGCTTTGGCTTCTTTGTCTGTCACACTGTGAAAGCTACGCAGAATCTGAAATGAGATATTTTGTATATCCTTCTTCAACCACCCTTTGTAACCTTCGTCATATCAAGCGTTGAAACGTTCAGGGGCGATAGTGTCTTTACCCATGCGCTTGGCGCTCTTTCATTCCCTGAGCATTTCCGAAGCGTCGTCCACTCTGTCGTCCTTAATGTCATATACATAAGTGCCATAATACGCTTCTCTGGGCACGGTCTGTTTTCTTCTGAACTGTCGCAAGACTCGGAATGGCACGTAAGGGTGAATTCCTCGAATGCCAGGTAAAGGGAGCACGACACATCTACGACTCTCCACGACAACTTCCTTGGATATGAAACGATCGAGCATCCATTGGAGGTCCTCCTCTCTCAATTCGGAGAAAATTTGGGCCCATCTCCCTCTTGTTCTCCGATTGTTCATGTTTGCCCAGAATAGTAAGTCGTTCAGGTCCTTGAGAGTGTTCTTGTTGTCAAGAATGTGTAATTCTCGAGTTCCAACACCCCTCGCCAAGTGGATGAGAATCCACC
The DNA window shown above is from Solanum lycopersicum chromosome 11, SLM_r2.1 and carries:
- the LOC138339420 gene encoding uncharacterized protein, with the protein product MLSYALLGYQTTVRTSTGATSYLLVYGTEAVVPVEVEIPSLRIIQEAELSNADWVSKRIDQLALIDEKRMVAVCHGHLYRQRMTRAFHKRVRTRNFEVDQLVLKRIFPHQDEYKGKFAPNWQGPYMVRKVLSGGALVVSEMDGAVWPKPINSDAVNRIPASTAYVGATRVWSCLQ